GAGGTGGAAGTCCTTGAAGAGACAAAAAGTTTCAAAGGTATAGACATAGCCTTATTTTCAGCCGGAGGTTCAAGGAGCCTTGAATATGCCCCTAAATTTGCAGAAGATGGAGCTATAGTAATAGATAACTCCAGTGCCTGGAGAATGGATCCTGAGGTTCCCCTTGTTGTTCCTGAGGTAAATCCCCATGCTATTTCCCAATATAAAAAGAAAGGCATTATTGCCAATCCAAATTGTTCAACCATTCAAATGGTGGTTGCTTTAAAACCCCTTCATGATGTGGCAAAAATTAAAAGAATAGTTGTTTCCACCTATCAATCTGTTTCAGGAGCCGGGCAAAAGGCTATTGAGGAGCTTATGGATCAAATTAGAGCCTGGTGTTCAGGTGAAGCCCTTCCACCACCTAAGAATCTTCCCAAAACTATCGCCTTTAATTGTGTCCCTCAGATTGATGTCTTTTTGCCCAATAGATATACAAAAGAAGAAATTAAGATGGTTGAAGAGACTAAAAAGATTATGGAAGATCCAATGATAAGGGTTACTGCTACTACTGTGAGAGTCCCTGTTTTTTATGGACATGCAGAAACTGTAAATATTGAGACAGAAAAGAAGTTAACTCCTGAATCAGCTATTGAAATATTAAAAAAAGCTCCTGGAGTTATTGTCCTTGATGATCCTGAAAATAAGGTTTATCCCCTTCAAATAGAGGTAGCTGGAAGAGATGAGGTCTTTGTAGGAAGAATTAGAGAGGATTTTTCCATTGAAAATGGTTTAAATCTATGGATTGTTGCTGATAACTTACGAAAAGGGGCAGCCACGAATGCTGTTCAAATTGCCGAAGTTTTGATTGAAAAATATTTATAAGCCTTGCAAATCTTTGTTGAAAAATCTGCCCTATCCTATCAATTAACTCAAGAAATTTTGACAAGAGTCTCCTCCTTTGAAATAATCCCTTCGTATGAGGATTTTCTCTGGGAATTTAGAACTGAAGAAGATCTTATTGCTCTTGGAAAGAAGAGGCTTTTTATTATGGAATACAAGGGAGATTTTGTTAAACCCTGTCCAGGAACCAAAAATTATATCTGTTGTGGTTATGAGATCTTTCATATTGGAGAGGGATGTCCCCTTGATTGCTCCTACTGTATCCTGCAAATGTATTTAAATAGACCAGGGCTAAAGATTTGGGGAAATCTCTGGGAAGATGGATTAGAAACCCTCAAAGAGTATTTAAAAATACAAGAAAATACAGGTAGAATTATAAGGATAGGAACAGGAGAGTTTACGGATAGTCTCGCTTTAGAGGGAATAACTCATATATCTGAAAAACTCATTCATTTCTGGAATGAAAAAAAACCCAGAGCTGTCCTTGAATTGAAAACTAAGGTGGCTCTCAGTGATGATTTTTTTAAGAAAATTAAAGGAAATCCCAGGGTGATATTGGCCTGGTCAGTTAACACAGAAAGGGTTATTCAAACTGAAGAAAAGTCAACTGCACCTCTTTCTGCAAGGCTTGAAAGTGCTAAAAAAGCAATTGATAAGGGTTTTACTGTAGCCTTTCACTTTGACCCAATCATATATTATTCAGGAGCAGAACTTGAATATCCTGAGGTATTGAAAAAAATTTTAAAAATTATCCCTCATGAAAAAATTGCCTGGATCAGCTTAGGAACCTTAAGATTTCCAAAGGTCTTAAAAAAAGTAGCTGTAGAAAGATTTCCTGAAACTAAAATTTATTCCTATGAGTTCATTGAGGGGCTTGATCAAAAAAAGAGATATTTTGTTGATTTAAGAAAAAGGCTCTATAAATCTTTATATAACCTCATAAAAGAGACCCAGACTGAGATTACTTATTATTTTTGTATGGAGAGTGAAAGAATTTGGGAAGAGGTCCTTGGAATAAAGATAAGTAAAAATGAGGGCTTAGTGGATCGCCTTGACAAAGTGGCCAAAAGGTTATGCTCATTATAGTATTATTTCTTTTAATAAATATAGCTGGGTGCACTCCTATCTCCAAGGGAACCAAAGAATTTACCTGTGAGTCCTGTCATGGAGAAGCTCCTTTAAAACTTTCTCATTCTCAACTTTCATGTAAGGACTGTCATGCTGGATCATCTCCTGCAAAGAATAAAGAACTTGCCCATAAAAACTTAAAAAAAGATTTATCTCCAGAAGAAGTTGAAATCCTCTGTAACCGGTGTCACTCTAAGGAGGTTATGGCTTTTCAAAAGAGTTATCATTATACATATGCAGGGGAGTTAAAAGGCATCCTTAGGGGATTTAGTCTAAATTTAAAGATTGAAAACATAAAGAGTCTTCTGCCTTTAGAGGGTTCTTTTGAAACTAAGGAAGGTCTTTTTGTAGATTTTTTGAAAAGACGGTGTCTAACTTGCCATATCTATAGCAAAGGAGAAAAATATTCAAGAACTCACAGAGCAAAAGGGTGTTTTAGTTGCCATAGCCCTCATAAACTTGGAAGACCAGGGGATCACGAATGTCTTAGCTGCCATTATGGGACCAAAATTGGGTGGGATTATTATGGATACTCGCCTCATCCCTGGTTTGTAGATTATCGTTCCCCTTTTATCCAGGGAAAAAATCCAGAAAGACCTTATGGAATTGAAGCCTACAGATTAAGGGAGGATATCCATAAAAGTAAAGGTCTTGCCTGTGTAGATTGTCACTCTAAGCAAGAAATTATGTATGGAGAAAAGAAAATTTCCTGTCTTAGCTGTCATAAAAACTTTAAAGAAAAAAACTTTCATCAGAAAAAAATTTTACAACAGGTAAGATGTGAAGTCTGCCATGCAAGTTTTATAAGTATGGATGATGTAAAGGTTTGCTATCTTGAAACAAATCCCAATCTGGAAGAGTGGATTGATCTTTCCATTCAGGAGTCTTCAGAAATTGAGGAAATAATAGGAAAATTTATGGAGGGTAAAAGGGTTTCCATAAAAATGAAAGATAAATTTACTGATAAAGAAAAAGAAGGCCTCTGGCTTTGCACCCTCGGAAATCGGACCTTTGATAAAATTTTTCTTGGCAAGGATAAAGAAGGAAGACTTTGCCTCCTGAGAAAAGAGAAACTAACCTTAATTCATGAAAATATAGAAATTACTGGAATCTTTGAAACCTGTAAAACTTCACACTCCATAGGCAAGGGAGATATTAACAGGGCTTTTAGTGTTTTGAAGGAATTAAAATGAAATATCCCCCTGTTATCCTGAATACCAATGGGTTGAAAAACTACATCCAGGGAAAACTCTGGTTTACCTATAAAGATCTTGACTCCTTTGAGAAGATTAAAGATTCCATTGAACCAGGGAGCCTTGTATCACTTTATTCTCAGCACAAGCATTTTCTTGGGCAGGGATATTTTAATTCTCATTCCTATTATAGCCTGAAACTTCTTACCAAAAAAGAAATCTCCATTGATATATCCTTTTTTAAAGAAACATTCAAATTAGCCCTTGAATTCAGAGAGAGATTTTTTCCAGGTGAGTCATCCTTCAGGCTTATTCATTCAGAGGGGGATCATCTCCCCGGGCTAATTATAGATCTCTTTGATAAAGTTGGAGTAATCCAAATCCATACCCTTGGAATGGAAAGACTAAAATCCATCATAATAGATGCCTTGCTTCAAATCAGACCCCTTGAGAGTATTGTTTTAAAAAATGACTTTGATAAAAGAAAAGAAGAAAAATTACCTCTTTATGTAGATTTTTATTTAAAGGAGCCTCAGGACCCCTATCCTATTGAGATGGACGGTATAAAATTTCTTATTCCAATTATCAAAGGGCAAAAAACAGGTTTTTTCCTTGACCAGAGGGAAAACCGCAGGTTTTTAAGCAGGATTTCCCATGGCCTTATAATTATGGATGGCTTTGCTTATATTGGTGGTTTTTCCTTCTATGCCCTAAAAGGGGGAGCTAAAAGGGTCTATCTCCTTGAAAGATCAGGTTATGCCCTTGATATTGCCCTTGAAATCGCCAAATTAAATGGATGGAAAGATCAGGTTGTGCCAGTTGAGGGCGATGTTTTTCAACTTCTTAAAAATCCTGTAGCAAAAGCAAACTTGTTAATTCTTGATCCGCCAGCCTTTATTAAATCCAAAAAAGATTATTTTCAAGGCTATAAAAAATACAAGGAACTGTATTCCCTTGGTCTCCAATATTTTAAAGCACAGAATGGATTTCTTTTTCTTTTTTCATGTTCTCATTTTTTAAAACTTCAGGAATTACTGCTTTTTTTAAAAGAATCTCTTTCTAAATGCAATTTTTCAGCCAAGATCTTTCAAGTATTTCATCAAAGTCCAGATCATCCTATTAATCCTTGTGTTGAGGAAACGGAATATCTAAAGGGGGTAGCCCTTGAGTTCTCTCATCTTCATGCCCCTCTATAGTTTCTTTCTGCAATATCTCCAGAAATTCAAGCTGTGTAATCTCTTCAAGTTTTAGAACCAGGCCTTCCAGATAGATCTTTTGCGGTTCAGAGGGATGATAGAAAAATAAATAAGAATTTCCCCTAATCTCAGGGGCTAAAAACATGATAATTTCTTTTAGAAAGGTCTCCTTTTTTAGATAATCTTTTAGGAAAAATTTTTCTTCCTTGAGAGTTCTTTCCATCAAGGCCCAGGGTTCAATATAGTCTCTCCTTACAGAGCCAAGAAGTCTATAATTTTTAAGAAGTATAAATTTAGGATTTATTCCAGCTTTTTTAAGAATAGTATCTGGAGTGAAGATTAACTCTTTAAAGAGTTGTTTTTTCTTTTTAAAACCTGGATAATCAGAGTAATTTATATGAGATATAATATCAAGTAACTTAACCTTTAAGACAAAACCCTCACGATAAAGGTCTTTTAAATACTGAAAATTCTTTTCAAGAAATTGCCAGAACCTTTCTTTCAAAAGCTCCTGATGATAGGTCAGTTTTCTTAAATTTTGCTCTAAAATATTCAATTCGGTTTTAAGGGTTTTTCTTGATAATCTTTGAAGATAAGCCTTTTTATAATGGATAAAGGCTTGGGGATTTTTTTCGTAATTTATAGCCTCAAAGGCAAGATTTAATTCCAAAGCCTTTTTAGTATCCCCTCCCCTATCAGGATGATAATGGAGCTGAAGGGTCCGGTATATGGCTTTAATAATCTTATAAAGGGTCTCATCACTTAATTCCTTTGCAAGCTGAGGAGTAATTCCAAAAATTTCAAAGGGATTTCTTTTAATTTTTTTCATTGTAATAATTAATTATAAATCATTTTCAAGAAAATTTCTAAAAAAAAGAAAAAGATTTTCTCTGGTCTGAGTCAACATCTTTTCTGGTCTAAGAGTTGATAGTTTCCCCAATTCATCGGTGATAAAATGTAAGGCTACTGCTTTTATTTTATAGAAATTGCTAAGGGCATAAAGAGCTGATGTTTCCATATCCATAGCCTGAACCTTCATTAATTGTAATTTAAAATCATTCAGATTTTTTTCCACAACTTGTGGAGCATCAACTGTAAGGATAGTTCCTATTCTATAAAATATATTAAACTCCCTTAATAAATTGCTGATTTTTTGAAAAAATTTTTTATCAGTAGAAAAAATTTTCTTATTTTTAAAATAAAACTTACTTGTGCCTTCAAGAGAAAGGGCTTTCTCTGAAAGTAGGAGTTCTCCCACGACAATAGATGCAAAGGGGCTTTTCCCAGCCCACCCCAAGAATAGGAGCTTTTCAACCCCTTTTTCTTTTAAAAATTCTATCAAAAGGGCAAGAGCAGGAGAGGAAAGCACTGGCCCAACAAGGAGATTATTACCCCTTAAAAATTTAAAATTAATATTTAACCAGCTAAAATGTTGCCCTTCTTCAAATTTCTTAGAATAATATTTCCATTCGGGAAGAGGGGCAAAAATTATAGCCTTTCTAATAAAGGAAATTTTTATAGGGGGTAAAAACACTCCTTTATTATAAGCTTAATCTTCATCTTCTTCAACTAAGTCTTCAAATACCTCAAAACACTCTTTAACTAAACATTCTTTATCTGGAAAATGACAATTTCCCTCTTTTCTTTGAGGAATGGGCTTTTCTGGGAGCTTAATTTTGCTTAAGATGTCTTCCACATCCTGAAATTTTTTCTTAAAAATCTCAGGAATGGGGTCAAGATTCACACCTGCCTTAAATTCATTAAATCTTTCCATAATCTCTTCCGCAACCTCCTTTCTTGATTTACAAACAGAGCATCTTGGATCTTCTTGCTGGAGTTTAAGAAGGCCTGACATAAAATAAAAAGCCCTGATTTTGTTGATTGTAAGCTTTTCCCTTTCCATAGTCCTCCCCCCTTACTTAATGTAAGTTTAAGATTTAATACTAAATTTAATAAAACTTTTAATAACACTTTTTTAGGGGTTGTGAAAAAAATCTTGAAGCTAATGCATTCCCTTTATTATTGATGGTTGCCATTAAAAAGAAATTACTTAAAATAAAATTTATGAAGCTAATTATCAGTAAATATTTAAAAAAAGAGGCTCTCCTCAAAGAAAAGTTAAAACTTTTTATACAGAAGGAGGTAGACTATGATGAGAATAGAAATTAATAACTCCTTTCTTGAAATTACTCAAGGGGATATAACAGAGCAAGAGGTTGAAGCCATAGTTAATGCTGCAAATGAGAGACTTATACCTGGTGGCGGGGTTGATGGAGCCATTCACAGAAAAGGTGGCCCTGCCATACTTGAAGAATTAAGGGAAAAATATACCCATTGTCCTACAGGTGAGGCAGTGGTTACTGGAGCAGGAAATCTTAAGGCAAAATATGTAATTCATGCAGTAGGTCCTATTTATAAAGATGGAAAAAGGGGTGAAGCAGAACTTCTTTCCAGGGCTTATAGAAGTGCTCTTGAAAGAGCAGTGGAACTCGGGGTAAAAAGCATAGCCTTCCCTGCTCTCTCAACAGGAGCTTATGGCTATCCCATAAAAGAAGCTTCAGAAATCGCTTTAAAAACTATCCTTGATTTTTTAAAGGAAAAAGGAAAACCTGAGCTTGTAAGAATGGTTCTTTTTCTTGAGGAACATTATAATACTTTTGTAAAAGTCCTTGAGGAATTGAAATCTAACTTATAAAAAATCTTTCAATTTTTTCTGCTGGTTTTTCCAGTCGATAATAATTCAAAATATTAATAAAACTTTCAGAATGAAGGGGGTTTTCTTTAAAATAGAAAAGATGGGATGAGCATTTGCAGTCTGAAGAGCCAAAGGCAAAAATCAAATCATCGGCAATTTTTGAAAGATCCCTGGCAAGAAGGCATTCAAGATTATCTGAACTAATTATCAAAATGGTCTTGAAAAAGTGCGCTTTTTCTAAAAGATAATCAATATGCCATCTTTTTTTCTTAGTTTTTCTTAAATGTCTTTTTACCCTTTCTTTTAGATTTTTCCTCCCTGATCCCACATAGATGTAGAAGCCCTCTCTGAAATCAATTTTTCCAAGATTTCCTACTTCCACACTTTGATTCTTTTCAATTTGTAGAATCAACAGATAGGCTCCACTATTTCTGAATTCCTCCTTTAGAAAATTTACAGGTATTTTAAGTTTTTTTATTTCTACAATTTCTTCAAGAGAAGGAGAAAATTTTATAGCTAATGCTTCAAACTTTATTTCATCAAAGGTTTCAAGAAAGGCCTTGGTGAATTCAAAATCTATATGGTATGCTGGAAGAAAATATTCAACTTCAGGGCTCATAACCACAAAGAGACACCCAGCAGAAATTCCCTTTTTCTTTAATTCTAAGAGCTCATAAAGATGTCTTGTTCCTCTTTTGGTTTCTGCATCAGGAAACAGGGCAAGCTTTTCTCCAAAGAGAGTGCAGGTTTTTATCTCAAGATAAAGCTTTTCAGGGGAATTCTTTTTTTCAAGGAGCAAATCAAGTCTTCCTCTGTTAACTCTGGGTTCCTTTTTAAGAACCCTGAATTTCTCAAACCCAGGAATTCTTCCTTTTTCAATGAGCCAAGCTATATAATGATTGGTAAGATGGGTATGAAGTAAAACAGGATAGTCTTTTTTTAAACAGGCTATCACTGTATAGGGATATCTGGCGCTATTGGATTTACTCAAAAGAAGTGTTTTTCCTGGAATAAGAAGTTCCCAAAGTCTTCCTGGATTGGGAAGATAAGCAAGAGCAGTTTTATCCTCAATTTTTACTCTCACCACAAAACGATTCAATCTCTCAAGAAAAGTTGCAGGAATAAGGGACATTACTATTTTTTAAGATAATTTTTTAAGAGTTCTATTGCCTCTTCTTTTTTTATGGGAAGGGCAGGGATCCGATCTCTATAAGGGGAAAAGATCTCCGTAACTATAGGTGATTTTAAATGTAAAGAGGAAAGATCATCAAATCCAGTAAATAATTCCATTGGAGTTCCATAAAAAACCATTTCTCCTTTTTTTAAAACCACTACTTTGTCTGCAAAATAGGGAACAAGCTCCACATTGTGGGTAGCTATAATAAAAGAATAGCCTCTTCTTTTCAAATTTAAAAGAAGTTCAAGAAAATTTTTTTCTAAAATCGGGTCGAGGCCAAGGGTTGGTTCATCAAGGAGAAGGATTTCGTGTCCCATGGCAAGAAGGCCAGCAAGGGCAACCCGCTTTTTCTCACCAAAACTTAGGCTTTGAATAGACCTTTCTTCAAAACCTGAAAGTTGAACCAGCTCTAATGCCTCTTTTACAGCCTTTTTAATTTTTTCCTCATTAAAGCCCATGTTTCTTGGACCAAAAGCCACATCTTCAAAAACTCTTTCTGCAAAAAGTTGTTCCTCTGGATTCTGAAAAAGAAGCCCCATTTTGGAGTAAATCTCCCGTGGTTTAAGTTCTCTGATTTCCCTTCCATATAGAAGAATACTTCCTTCATAATTTTTATAAAGCCCATCAAGAACCTTTA
This window of the Caldimicrobium thiodismutans genome carries:
- a CDS encoding aspartate-semialdehyde dehydrogenase, whose protein sequence is MGEYTVAVVGATGAVGRMMISVLEERNFPVKELRLFASPKSKGLTVPFKGEEIEVEVLEETKSFKGIDIALFSAGGSRSLEYAPKFAEDGAIVIDNSSAWRMDPEVPLVVPEVNPHAISQYKKKGIIANPNCSTIQMVVALKPLHDVAKIKRIVVSTYQSVSGAGQKAIEELMDQIRAWCSGEALPPPKNLPKTIAFNCVPQIDVFLPNRYTKEEIKMVEETKKIMEDPMIRVTATTVRVPVFYGHAETVNIETEKKLTPESAIEILKKAPGVIVLDDPENKVYPLQIEVAGRDEVFVGRIREDFSIENGLNLWIVADNLRKGAATNAVQIAEVLIEKYL
- a CDS encoding SPL family radical SAM protein; its protein translation is MQIFVEKSALSYQLTQEILTRVSSFEIIPSYEDFLWEFRTEEDLIALGKKRLFIMEYKGDFVKPCPGTKNYICCGYEIFHIGEGCPLDCSYCILQMYLNRPGLKIWGNLWEDGLETLKEYLKIQENTGRIIRIGTGEFTDSLALEGITHISEKLIHFWNEKKPRAVLELKTKVALSDDFFKKIKGNPRVILAWSVNTERVIQTEEKSTAPLSARLESAKKAIDKGFTVAFHFDPIIYYSGAELEYPEVLKKILKIIPHEKIAWISLGTLRFPKVLKKVAVERFPETKIYSYEFIEGLDQKKRYFVDLRKRLYKSLYNLIKETQTEITYYFCMESERIWEEVLGIKISKNEGLVDRLDKVAKRLCSL
- a CDS encoding cytochrome c3 family protein → MLIIVLFLLINIAGCTPISKGTKEFTCESCHGEAPLKLSHSQLSCKDCHAGSSPAKNKELAHKNLKKDLSPEEVEILCNRCHSKEVMAFQKSYHYTYAGELKGILRGFSLNLKIENIKSLLPLEGSFETKEGLFVDFLKRRCLTCHIYSKGEKYSRTHRAKGCFSCHSPHKLGRPGDHECLSCHYGTKIGWDYYGYSPHPWFVDYRSPFIQGKNPERPYGIEAYRLREDIHKSKGLACVDCHSKQEIMYGEKKISCLSCHKNFKEKNFHQKKILQQVRCEVCHASFISMDDVKVCYLETNPNLEEWIDLSIQESSEIEEIIGKFMEGKRVSIKMKDKFTDKEKEGLWLCTLGNRTFDKIFLGKDKEGRLCLLRKEKLTLIHENIEITGIFETCKTSHSIGKGDINRAFSVLKELK
- a CDS encoding class I SAM-dependent rRNA methyltransferase, with the protein product MKYPPVILNTNGLKNYIQGKLWFTYKDLDSFEKIKDSIEPGSLVSLYSQHKHFLGQGYFNSHSYYSLKLLTKKEISIDISFFKETFKLALEFRERFFPGESSFRLIHSEGDHLPGLIIDLFDKVGVIQIHTLGMERLKSIIIDALLQIRPLESIVLKNDFDKRKEEKLPLYVDFYLKEPQDPYPIEMDGIKFLIPIIKGQKTGFFLDQRENRRFLSRISHGLIIMDGFAYIGGFSFYALKGGAKRVYLLERSGYALDIALEIAKLNGWKDQVVPVEGDVFQLLKNPVAKANLLILDPPAFIKSKKDYFQGYKKYKELYSLGLQYFKAQNGFLFLFSCSHFLKLQELLLFLKESLSKCNFSAKIFQVFHQSPDHPINPCVEETEYLKGVALEFSHLHAPL
- a CDS encoding J domain-containing protein, whose protein sequence is MKKIKRNPFEIFGITPQLAKELSDETLYKIIKAIYRTLQLHYHPDRGGDTKKALELNLAFEAINYEKNPQAFIHYKKAYLQRLSRKTLKTELNILEQNLRKLTYHQELLKERFWQFLEKNFQYLKDLYREGFVLKVKLLDIISHINYSDYPGFKKKKQLFKELIFTPDTILKKAGINPKFILLKNYRLLGSVRRDYIEPWALMERTLKEEKFFLKDYLKKETFLKEIIMFLAPEIRGNSYLFFYHPSEPQKIYLEGLVLKLEEITQLEFLEILQKETIEGHEDERTQGLPPLDIPFPQHKD
- a CDS encoding phosphorylase family protein; translated protein: MFLPPIKISFIRKAIIFAPLPEWKYYSKKFEEGQHFSWLNINFKFLRGNNLLVGPVLSSPALALLIEFLKEKGVEKLLFLGWAGKSPFASIVVGELLLSEKALSLEGTSKFYFKNKKIFSTDKKFFQKISNLLREFNIFYRIGTILTVDAPQVVEKNLNDFKLQLMKVQAMDMETSALYALSNFYKIKAVALHFITDELGKLSTLRPEKMLTQTRENLFLFFRNFLENDL
- a CDS encoding macro domain-containing protein codes for the protein MRIEINNSFLEITQGDITEQEVEAIVNAANERLIPGGGVDGAIHRKGGPAILEELREKYTHCPTGEAVVTGAGNLKAKYVIHAVGPIYKDGKRGEAELLSRAYRSALERAVELGVKSIAFPALSTGAYGYPIKEASEIALKTILDFLKEKGKPELVRMVLFLEEHYNTFVKVLEELKSNL
- the sfsA gene encoding DNA/RNA nuclease SfsA, giving the protein MSLIPATFLERLNRFVVRVKIEDKTALAYLPNPGRLWELLIPGKTLLLSKSNSARYPYTVIACLKKDYPVLLHTHLTNHYIAWLIEKGRIPGFEKFRVLKKEPRVNRGRLDLLLEKKNSPEKLYLEIKTCTLFGEKLALFPDAETKRGTRHLYELLELKKKGISAGCLFVVMSPEVEYFLPAYHIDFEFTKAFLETFDEIKFEALAIKFSPSLEEIVEIKKLKIPVNFLKEEFRNSGAYLLILQIEKNQSVEVGNLGKIDFREGFYIYVGSGRKNLKERVKRHLRKTKKKRWHIDYLLEKAHFFKTILIISSDNLECLLARDLSKIADDLIFAFGSSDCKCSSHLFYFKENPLHSESFINILNYYRLEKPAEKIERFFIS
- a CDS encoding energy-coupling factor ABC transporter ATP-binding protein; its protein translation is MDNSLRLKVRLKRFSLGDDFFLRNIDFELLSGEGIALLGASGAGKTTLLKVLDGLYKNYEGSILLYGREIRELKPREIYSKMGLLFQNPEEQLFAERVFEDVAFGPRNMGFNEEKIKKAVKEALELVQLSGFEERSIQSLSFGEKKRVALAGLLAMGHEILLLDEPTLGLDPILEKNFLELLLNLKRRGYSFIIATHNVELVPYFADKVVVLKKGEMVFYGTPMELFTGFDDLSSLHLKSPIVTEIFSPYRDRIPALPIKKEEAIELLKNYLKK